A genomic stretch from Acidobacteriota bacterium includes:
- a CDS encoding YceI family protein: MKKTLLAVFAAAAIAAPAGAQQADVWTIDAAHSSAQFAVKHMMVSTVRGTLGQLTGTIAWDGRDVKTIRADIAIDVAGLDTGVDKRDEHLRSADFFDAANHPAITFTSKRVVPGAAGAFKLVGDLTIRGNTKEVALEVEGPSAPQKMGNNVRSGATATGTINRKEFGLAWSRLIETGGAVVGDEVRMTIDVEATRPAVPAAQD, encoded by the coding sequence GTGAAGAAGACACTTCTGGCAGTTTTTGCGGCGGCCGCGATCGCGGCACCGGCCGGCGCACAGCAGGCGGACGTCTGGACGATCGACGCTGCGCACTCGTCCGCGCAGTTTGCCGTCAAGCACATGATGGTGTCCACCGTGCGCGGCACGCTCGGGCAGCTGACCGGCACCATCGCGTGGGACGGCCGGGACGTCAAGACGATCCGGGCCGACATCGCGATCGACGTCGCAGGCCTCGATACGGGCGTCGACAAGCGCGACGAGCACCTGCGGAGCGCGGATTTCTTTGATGCCGCGAACCATCCGGCGATCACGTTCACATCGAAGCGCGTGGTCCCCGGTGCGGCGGGCGCGTTCAAGCTGGTGGGAGACCTGACGATCCGCGGCAACACGAAGGAAGTCGCGTTGGAGGTCGAAGGCCCCTCGGCGCCGCAGAAGATGGGCAACAACGTCCGGTCCGGAGCGACGGCGACCGGCACGATCAACCGGAAGGAGTTCGGGCTGGCGTGGAGCCGCCTGATCGAAACCGGCGGTGCCGTCGTGGGGGACGAAGTCAGGATGACGATCGACGTCGAGGCGACCAGGCCGGCGGTGCCGGCCGCGCAGGACTGA
- a CDS encoding TerC family protein: protein MDFLADPHVWAALATLTVLEIVLGIDNIVFISILSGKLPRERQKSARRAGLAAAMVMRIALLFSLSWVIGLTAPLFSAVGREISGRDLILILGGLFLLFKATREIHERLEGDETPHTGGRRKAASFGSVIAQIMLLDIVFSLDSVITAVGMAEQLWVMITAVVVAVLIMMASSEGISTFVHRHPTVKILALSFLLLIGVSLIAEGFDQHIPKGYIYFAMAFSVFVEMVNLRVRAGRPVELHENLPEA from the coding sequence ATGGATTTTCTGGCAGACCCGCACGTGTGGGCGGCCCTGGCGACGCTGACGGTTCTCGAGATCGTCCTGGGCATCGACAACATCGTCTTCATTTCGATTCTCTCGGGAAAGCTGCCGCGGGAGCGGCAGAAGAGCGCGCGGCGCGCCGGCCTGGCGGCCGCCATGGTGATGCGGATCGCGCTGCTGTTCTCGCTCTCGTGGGTCATCGGGCTCACCGCGCCGCTCTTCAGCGCCGTCGGCCGGGAGATCTCCGGCCGCGATCTGATTCTGATCCTCGGCGGCCTGTTCCTCCTGTTCAAGGCGACGCGCGAGATCCACGAGCGGCTCGAGGGAGACGAGACGCCTCACACCGGTGGGCGCCGGAAGGCGGCGTCGTTCGGATCGGTGATCGCGCAGATCATGCTGCTGGACATCGTCTTTTCGCTGGATTCGGTGATCACCGCCGTGGGCATGGCGGAGCAACTGTGGGTGATGATCACGGCGGTCGTGGTTGCGGTGCTGATCATGATGGCGTCATCCGAGGGGATCAGCACGTTCGTGCACCGCCATCCCACGGTCAAGATCCTCGCGCTCAGCTTCCTGCTGCTGATCGGCGTGTCGCTGATCGCGGAAGGGTTCGACCAGCACATCCCGAAGGGCTACATCTATTTCGCGATGGCGTTCTCGGTGTTCGTCGAGATGGTCAACCTGCGCGTGCGCGCGGGACGCCCCGTGGAACTTCACGAAAACCTCCCGGAAGCCTGA
- the apaG gene encoding Co2+/Mg2+ efflux protein ApaG — MFTSEAVTRGVRVRVKSMYDADRSRPSQSQWFFLYTIRISNEGTDAVQLLTRQWIITDAAGHTEEVRGPGVVGEQPILAPGESFEYTSGCPLGTPFGTMRGTYQMVTHAGEKFDAEIAEFELSEPYTVH, encoded by the coding sequence ATGTTCACGTCCGAGGCGGTGACGCGCGGCGTTCGAGTCCGGGTGAAGTCGATGTACGACGCCGATCGCTCGCGCCCGTCGCAGAGCCAATGGTTTTTCCTCTATACCATTCGCATCTCCAACGAGGGGACGGACGCGGTCCAGCTGCTGACGCGCCAGTGGATCATCACCGATGCCGCCGGGCACACGGAAGAGGTTCGCGGCCCTGGCGTCGTCGGCGAGCAGCCAATCCTGGCGCCCGGCGAGTCGTTCGAGTACACGTCAGGCTGCCCGCTCGGTACGCCGTTCGGAACGATGAGGGGCACGTACCAGATGGTGACGCACGCGGGCGAGAAGTTCGACGCGGAAATCGCCGAGTTCGAACTGAGCGAGCCGTACACGGTCCACTGA
- a CDS encoding leucyl/phenylalanyl-tRNA--protein transferase encodes MLPLDEVLLAYASGWFPMADDDGRIRWYSPDPRGVIPLDAFHVPRRLARTLRQGVFDVAFDQDFRAVIAACAADREEGTWISDEIVRTYSALHDRGFAHSVEVRRDGRLVGGLYGVSLPGAFFGESMFHTVTDASKVALAALVDRLRARGLQLLDVQWATPHLERFGAIEIPRAQYLRKLRKALESGARW; translated from the coding sequence GTGCTGCCGCTCGACGAGGTGCTCCTCGCCTACGCGTCCGGCTGGTTTCCGATGGCGGACGACGACGGGCGGATCCGGTGGTACTCGCCGGACCCGCGCGGCGTCATCCCGCTCGACGCGTTTCACGTCCCGCGCCGGCTGGCGCGGACCCTCCGGCAGGGTGTCTTCGATGTCGCGTTCGACCAGGATTTCCGCGCGGTGATTGCCGCGTGTGCCGCGGATCGGGAGGAAGGCACCTGGATCAGCGACGAGATCGTGCGGACCTACTCCGCGCTGCACGACCGCGGCTTCGCGCACTCGGTGGAGGTGCGCCGCGACGGGCGCCTCGTCGGCGGGCTGTACGGCGTGAGCCTGCCGGGCGCGTTCTTCGGCGAGTCGATGTTCCACACCGTGACCGACGCATCGAAGGTCGCCCTGGCCGCGCTCGTCGATCGCCTGCGCGCGCGCGGCCTCCAGCTGCTCGACGTGCAGTGGGCCACGCCGCACCTGGAGCGGTTCGGCGCGATCGAAATCCCCCGCGCGCAGTATCTCAGGAAGTTGAGGAAGGCGCTCGAATCTGGCGCGCGCTGGTGA
- a CDS encoding helix-turn-helix transcriptional regulator — protein sequence MTADLQAFKAGFFRALAHPVRIRILEALAGGERSVHDLQQALGLEQPVVSQQLAVLRGKNIVSARKVGTTVRYALVDPLVAELLRVAREIFNHQLVGTRTLLRELQKERRR from the coding sequence ATGACCGCCGACCTGCAGGCGTTCAAGGCCGGGTTCTTCCGCGCGCTCGCGCACCCGGTGCGCATCCGGATCCTCGAGGCGCTCGCCGGCGGCGAGCGCAGCGTCCACGACCTGCAGCAGGCGCTCGGCCTGGAGCAGCCCGTCGTGTCCCAGCAGCTCGCCGTCCTGCGCGGCAAGAACATCGTCTCGGCGCGCAAGGTCGGCACCACCGTCCGCTACGCCCTCGTCGACCCGCTCGTGGCCGAGCTCCTGCGCGTGGCCCGCGAGATCTTCAACCACCAGCTCGTCGGCACCCGGACCCTGTTGCGGGAGCTGCAGAAGGAGCGGCGGCGCTAG
- a CDS encoding NADH-quinone oxidoreductase subunit B family protein encodes MLLFSKIWREGLATEPLDGPVPEAVTIGRRLDARVKALFGRALAIREVDAGSCNGCELEIAGLAGPVYDMERFGMHFVASPRHADMLLVTGPVTRNMEIPLRKTYEATPDPKFVVAVGDCAATCGVFHGSYAVAGPVHRIVPVDVTIAGCPPEPADILRGLLHALDRLAARQGVAPGDRNARR; translated from the coding sequence ATGCTGCTCTTCTCGAAGATCTGGCGTGAAGGGCTCGCCACCGAGCCGCTCGACGGCCCCGTCCCTGAGGCGGTCACGATCGGCCGCCGGCTCGACGCGCGCGTCAAGGCGCTGTTCGGCCGCGCGCTGGCCATCCGCGAAGTCGACGCGGGCTCCTGCAATGGCTGCGAGCTGGAGATCGCGGGGCTCGCCGGCCCGGTCTACGACATGGAGCGCTTCGGCATGCACTTTGTCGCCTCCCCGCGCCACGCCGACATGCTGCTCGTCACCGGCCCCGTCACGCGCAACATGGAGATCCCGCTGCGCAAGACCTACGAGGCGACGCCGGACCCGAAGTTCGTGGTGGCGGTGGGCGACTGCGCAGCCACCTGCGGCGTGTTCCACGGCAGCTACGCGGTGGCTGGTCCGGTGCATCGGATCGTCCCGGTCGACGTCACGATCGCGGGTTGCCCGCCCGAGCCGGCCGACATCCTGCGCGGCCTCCTCCACGCGCTCGACAGGCTTGCCGCGCGCCAGGGGGTGGCGCCGGGGGATCGGAACGCGCGCCGATGA
- the hyfB gene encoding hydrogenase 4 subunit B gives MSAAFAFGVMLAGFGAGAAGALVSRQGRTARLATAAGAVIGSLAALGVAAPVLVTGTGVSLAAPGLLAAAGGLAFHVDALGAFFLAVVAVGAIPASIHGASSMAAYERRSSLRAFGFAFNLFVAAMCLVPSADNALTFLLAWELMSVASYFLVMTDAADSRTRHAGLWYLAMTELGLMALLPMFALLAPGADRMAFADLRAGAARLPGAARGVVFVLALLGFGSKAGLVPLHIWLPRAHPAAPSHVSALMSGVMIKLGIYGLIRVVFDLMGGGPPWWGGVLLIAGSISALLGVLYALMEHDLKRLLAYHSVENIGIIVIGLGAGSILHSYGLHGLAAIGFAGALFHTLNHACFKGLLFLGAGNVLHQAHTRNMEEMGGLVRRMPVTSAQFLIGSAAIAALPPLNGFASEWMVFQALLAGTFIPHPGVAAGFPVAVGMLALTSGLAAACFVKAFGITFLAMPRSRAAAEAAEASGAMTLAGWLLAGACVMLGIGASFVVPVLYGVLRSVDGLLPAATPVPAPGWWIAAPQALGHVSPVLLAVMLGAAMLATFLVVRRLHARPARAADTWGCGRIAQTPRMEYTATAFAEPLRRVFAELYRPTRDLTVTVHPDAPRFVQSITYRSEVRPWIEQALYTPLIQAWRKTGSRVRGLQAGSVHLYLVYVMLALIAALTSAWWFA, from the coding sequence ATGAGCGCCGCCTTCGCATTCGGTGTGATGCTGGCGGGGTTTGGCGCGGGCGCGGCCGGCGCCCTTGTCTCGCGGCAGGGGCGTACCGCACGCCTCGCCACGGCTGCGGGCGCGGTGATCGGCAGCCTCGCCGCGCTCGGCGTGGCCGCCCCCGTGCTCGTCACGGGCACGGGGGTGTCGCTCGCCGCCCCGGGCCTCCTCGCGGCCGCGGGAGGCCTCGCCTTCCACGTTGACGCGCTCGGCGCGTTCTTTCTTGCCGTGGTCGCGGTGGGCGCCATTCCGGCATCCATCCACGGCGCATCCAGCATGGCGGCCTACGAGCGGCGATCGTCGCTTCGCGCCTTCGGCTTCGCCTTCAATCTGTTCGTCGCCGCGATGTGCCTCGTCCCGTCGGCGGACAACGCGCTCACGTTCCTGCTCGCGTGGGAGCTGATGTCGGTCGCGTCGTACTTCCTCGTGATGACCGACGCGGCGGACAGCCGGACGCGGCACGCGGGGCTGTGGTACCTCGCGATGACCGAGCTCGGGCTGATGGCGCTGCTGCCGATGTTCGCGCTGCTCGCGCCGGGCGCCGACCGGATGGCCTTCGCCGACCTGCGCGCGGGGGCCGCGCGACTCCCCGGCGCGGCGCGCGGGGTCGTCTTCGTGCTGGCGCTCCTCGGCTTCGGCTCGAAGGCCGGACTCGTTCCGCTGCACATCTGGCTGCCGCGCGCCCATCCGGCGGCGCCGAGCCACGTGTCCGCCCTGATGTCGGGTGTGATGATCAAGCTCGGGATCTACGGGCTGATCCGCGTCGTCTTCGATCTGATGGGCGGCGGGCCGCCGTGGTGGGGTGGCGTGCTGCTGATCGCAGGCTCGATCTCGGCGCTCCTCGGCGTGCTCTACGCGCTGATGGAGCACGACCTGAAGCGGCTGCTGGCGTACCACTCGGTCGAGAACATCGGCATCATCGTCATCGGGCTTGGCGCGGGGTCGATCCTTCACAGCTACGGGCTGCACGGCCTCGCGGCGATCGGCTTTGCGGGCGCGCTCTTCCACACGCTGAACCACGCGTGCTTCAAGGGTCTGCTGTTCCTCGGCGCGGGCAACGTGCTGCACCAGGCGCACACGCGCAACATGGAGGAGATGGGCGGTCTGGTGAGGCGCATGCCGGTCACCTCGGCGCAGTTCCTGATCGGGTCGGCGGCGATTGCCGCGCTGCCGCCGCTCAACGGCTTCGCGTCTGAGTGGATGGTGTTCCAGGCGCTGCTCGCCGGCACGTTCATCCCTCACCCCGGCGTGGCGGCCGGCTTTCCCGTCGCGGTCGGCATGCTCGCGCTGACGAGCGGGCTGGCGGCCGCCTGTTTCGTGAAGGCCTTCGGCATCACGTTCCTCGCGATGCCGCGGTCGCGCGCCGCCGCGGAGGCGGCCGAGGCGTCCGGCGCGATGACGCTTGCCGGATGGCTGCTCGCGGGGGCCTGCGTCATGCTCGGCATCGGCGCATCGTTCGTGGTCCCCGTGCTCTACGGCGTGCTCCGGTCGGTCGATGGCCTGCTGCCGGCGGCAACGCCGGTTCCCGCCCCCGGCTGGTGGATCGCGGCCCCGCAGGCGCTCGGCCACGTATCGCCGGTGCTGCTCGCGGTCATGCTCGGCGCGGCCATGCTGGCGACGTTCCTCGTCGTGCGCCGGTTGCACGCCCGCCCCGCCCGTGCGGCCGACACGTGGGGCTGCGGGCGCATCGCGCAGACGCCGCGAATGGAGTACACCGCGACGGCGTTCGCCGAACCGCTGCGCCGCGTGTTCGCGGAGCTGTACCGGCCGACGCGCGACCTGACGGTCACCGTGCACCCGGACGCGCCGCGTTTCGTGCAGTCGATCACGTATCGCAGCGAGGTGCGCCCGTGGATCGAACAGGCGCTCTACACCCCGCTGATCCAGGCGTGGCGCAAGACGGGAT